In Temnothorax longispinosus isolate EJ_2023e chromosome 10, Tlon_JGU_v1, whole genome shotgun sequence, a single window of DNA contains:
- the Pig-b gene encoding GPI mannosyltransferase 3, which produces MRLPRRFGLLSFLILWRLINVILIKTVHVPDEYWQSLEVAHRLAFGYGYLTWEWRTMIRSYVYPFLISILYRLLAILSLDSALLLTTLPRVFQAILVAYSDYRFYKWTRSKWLLIFLCLNWYWYYCATRTLINSVETACTIIALSIFPWRESHVRSVKFLWIVGFLCMARPTAAILWLPLCLYHICTSTGRRILIGQYILICFTCAAISVLIDSYCYGTFVITPWKFFQVNVLGNVGSTYGVKHALWYIYAALPVLLGPHILPFMFACYLIFKRPLLYPRESIMLIVIGWTLFVYSLLSHKEFRFILPLLPLLIHTSFTCLNRLRVTAGVRKWYVALLVLSNVVPSLFFSTLHQCGTLTITEVLRGEITRANATSADTLILTPCHSTPLYSHLHVNATVRFLTCEPNLNKIEDYVDEADQFFANAPAWLSDNYINNKKVTLPTYVIVFDNTANEISEFLRTYKLIAKVFHTFFPEQNYGRNILLYKHI; this is translated from the coding sequence ATGCGTCTGCCGAGAAGGTTCGGATTGCTGTCGTTCCTGATATTATGGCGGTTGATCAACGTGATCCTGATAAAGACTGTCCACGTGCCAGACGAGTACTGGCAGTCGCTAGAAGTGGCGCATCGCCTGGCCTTCGGTTACGGATACCTCACGTGGGAGTGGAGGACGATGATTCGCAGCTACGTGTATCCATTTCTCATATCAATTCTCTATCGGCTGCTCGCCATCCTTTCCTTGGACTCTGCGCTGCTGTTGACGACGCTGCCCCGTGTCTTTCAAGCTATCCTCGTCGCCTACTCGGATTACAGATTTTATAAGTGGACCAGAAGCAAGTGGTTGCTGATCTTCTTGTGCCTGAATTGGTACTGGTACTATTGCGCCACGCGAACGCTGATAAACTCAGTGGAGACTGCTTGCACCATTATAGCGTTATCGATATTCCCGTGGAGAGAGAGCCATGTACGAAGCGTAAAGTTCCTGTGGATCGTGGGTTTCCTCTGCATGGCGAGGCCCACCGCTGCGATTCTGTGGCTTCCCCTGTGCCTATATCATATTTGTACGAGCACGGGAAGGAGGATATTGATCGGTCAATACATCTTAATATGTTTTACTTGCGCCGCCATTTCTGTATTAATAGACAGTTACTGTTACGGAACATTCGTGATAACCCCGTGGAAGTTCTTCCAGGTGAACGTGCTCGGGAACGTCGGAAGCACGTACGGCGTCAAGCACGCGTTATGGTACATCTATGCCGCTCTACCGGTGTTGCTCGGACCGCACATCTTGCCGTTCATGTTCGCCTGTTATCTAATATTTAAGCGTCCCCTTCTTTACCCTCGGGAATCGATCATGCTGATAGTAATCGGCTGGACTTTGTTCGTCTACTCGTTACTGTCTCACAAGGAATTTCGATTTATCCTACCCCTTTTGCCGTTGTTAATCCACACGAGCTTCACTTGTCTGAATCGTTTGAGGGTCACGGCTGGCGTGCGTAAATGGTACGTAGCGCTGCTGGTGCTCAGCAACGTCGTACCCAGCTTGTTCTTCTCCACCCTTCACCAATGCGGCACGTTAACGATAACGGAGGTCCTGCGAGGCGAGATCACTCGCGCGAACGCCACGTCGGCGGACACGCTGATCCTGACCCCGTGTCACAGCACGCCGTTGTACAGTCATTTGCACGTGAACGCGACAGTAAGATTTCTAACGTGCGAGCCTAATTTGAACAAGATCGAAGACTACGTGGACGAGGCGGATCAGTTTTTCGCAAACGCGCCTGCCTGGCTCagcgataattatattaacaataagaaagTCACGTTACCGACTTATGTGATAGTATTTGATAACACTGCGAACGAAATATCTGAATTTTTACGTACGTATAAGTTGATTGCCAAAGTATTTCATACATTCTTTCCAGAACAGAATTatggaagaaatatattattgtacaagcatatataa